The following proteins come from a genomic window of Sorex araneus isolate mSorAra2 chromosome 1, mSorAra2.pri, whole genome shotgun sequence:
- the OXGR1 gene encoding 2-oxoglutarate receptor 1 produces the protein MESSAYIFLYAPYEFRVDNVLQNLGGVWDFHIVTEQTWETATNEPLMDWASASDFPNDTATFRNCTDEKIPLKSHYLPLLYSLIFLVGFPGNAVAISTYVFRMRPWKNSTIILLNLACTDLLYLTSLPFLIHYYAGGEHWIFGEFMCKFIRFGFHFNLYSSILFLTCFSIFRYFVIIHPVACFSIHRTQWAVVACVMVWVVSLVAVIPMNFLITSTTRTNRSACLDLTSSNDLLTIKWYNLVLTTITFCFPLVIVTLCYAMILYTLTQGPQTHSCLKQKARRLTVLLLLVFYICFLPFHILRVVRIESRLLPISCSTENQIHEAYIVSRPLAALNTFGNLLLYVAVGDNFQQAVCSMVRCRAAGNLEPAKKMSCSNEP, from the exons atggagagttctgcctacatcttCCTCTATgcaccttatgaattcag agTAGACAATGTACTTCAGAACCTGGGTGGAGTTTGGGACTTTCACATTGTTACTGAACAGACATGG GAGACAGCCACGAATGAGCCACTCATGGATTGGGCGAGTGCCTCTGATTTCCCCAATGACACGGCTACTTTTAGAAATTGCACTGATGAAAAAATCCCACTCAAGAGTCACTACCTCCCCCTTCTTTATAGCCTCATCTTCCTGGTGGGCTTTCCTGGGAATGCGGTGGCCATTTCCACATATGTCTTTAGAATGCGGCCCTGGAAAAACAGCACCATCATCCTACTGAATCTGGCCTGCACGGATCTGCTCTATCTGACCAGCCTCCCTTTCCTGATTCACTACTACGCGGGCGGCGAGCACTGGATCTTCGGGGAGTTCATGTGCAAGTTCATCCGCTTTGGCTTCCACTTCAACCTGTACAGCAGCATCCTCTTCCTCACCTGTTTCAGCATCTTCCGTTACTTCGTGATCATTCATCCCGTGGCCTGCTTTTCCATTCACAGAACACAGTGGGCAGTGGTAGCCTGTGTGATGGTGTGGGTTGTCTCGCTGGTGGCCGTCATTCCCATGAACTTCCTGATCACGTCCACCACCAGGACCAATAGATCCGCCTGTCTGGATCTCACCAGCTCGAATGACCTTCTCACCATCAAGTGGTACAATCTGGTTTTGACCACCATCACGTTCTGCTTCCCCCTGGTGATAGTGACACTCTGCTACGCGATGATCCTCTACACCCTAACCCAAGGACCTCAGACTCACAGCTGCCTGAAGCAGAAAGCCCGGAGGCTCACGGTCCTCCTCCTGCTggtgttttatatatgttttttaccTTTCCATATCTTGCGGGTGGTTCGGATCGAATCTCGCCTGCTCCCCATCAGCTGCTCCACTGAGAATCAGATCCACGAGGCTTACATTGTCTCTAGGCCGTTAGCTGCCCTCAACACCTTCGGAAACCTGTTGCTATATGTGGCGGTAGGTGACAACTTTCAGCAGGCCGTCTGCTCAATGGTAAGATGCAGAGCGGCTGGGAACTTAGAGCCAGCAAAGAAGATGAGTTGCTCAAACGAGCCTTGA